The following are from one region of the Gossypium hirsutum isolate 1008001.06 chromosome D03, Gossypium_hirsutum_v2.1, whole genome shotgun sequence genome:
- the LOC107950631 gene encoding reticulon-like protein B4 has protein sequence MAEHEEKKQEESLMEKIAEKIHGHDSSSSSSDSDDDKPSESSIKDKVFRLFGREKPVHHVFGGGKPADILLWRNKKISAGALGVATVIWVLFELLEYHLLTLVCHLLILALALLFLWSNATQFINKSTPHIPEVQIPKEPVLEFAMALRFEINRAFAVLQDIALGRDLKMFLSVIAGLWVLSIVGSWCNFLTLFYIVFVLLHTVPVLYEKYEDKVDPFAEKAMHEIKKQYAVFDAKVLSKIPRGPLKQKKD, from the exons atggctGAGCACGAAGAGAAGAAGCAGGAGGAATCTTTGATGGAAAAGATAGCGGAGAAGATCCATGGTCATGATTCATCGTCATCGTCGTCGGATTCCGATGACGACAAGCCATCGGAATCTTCGATCAAGGACAAGGTGTTTCGTCTCTTTGGAAGAGAAAAGCCCGTCCACCATGTTTTCGGTGGAGGCAAAC CGGCCGACATTTTACTGTGGAGGAACAAAAAGATCTCAGCAGGAGCGCTTGGTGTTGCAACTGTGATATGGGTTTTGTTTGAATTGCTTGAATATCACCTGCTCACTCTAGTGTGTCACTTGTTGATACTTGCTCTTGCATTGCTCTTCTTGTGGTCAAATGCTACTCAGTTCATCAACAA GTCTACACCGCACATCCCGGAAGTTCAAATCCCTAAGGAACCGGTTTTAGAGTTTGCCATGGCACTTAGGTTTGAGATTAACCGGGCTTTCGCTGTCCTGCAGGATATTGCATTAGGAAGAGATCTTAAGATGTTCCTCTCT GTTATTGCTGGATTATGGGTCTTGTCTATTGTGGGAAGTTGGTGCAACTTCTTGACTCTGTTCTACATAG TCTTCGTACTACTTCACACTGTACCTGTGCTGTACGAGAAGTATGAGGACAAGGTGGATCCCTTTGCCGAGAAAGCAATGCATGAGATTAAGAAGCAGTATGCAGTGTTTGATGCAAAAGTTCTAAGTAAGATTCCTAGGGGACCGTTAAAGCAAAAGAAGGATTAG
- the LOC107950633 gene encoding uncharacterized protein isoform X1, with amino-acid sequence MLSSYSFHCVTQCPVLALSYSKFRVQTRPCIFSLNRSSRVFESNFKLTKNKWKFSCFRYDGFSPENPKSEYIDHFLPEETVQPEVDKSSPHKRDWKSTLPEAADAVLRAVGSRWTVPWTAETILKVMLLWVAAFWFMGSWIIPFAAHMAGLSKDSLTFRGQALFSLVTDVSEGLTGMAILHRCLSQFHPLPSDWFKFSLRGKWVFDVALGCLMFPIINRLSQFNLNLLPVIPSAPVTLSSVEQSILARDPVAMALYAIVVSVCAPIWEEIIFRGFLLPSLTKYMPVWCAILVSSVAFALAHFNVQRMLPLIFLGMVMGVVFARTRNLLPSMLLHSLWNGFVFLDLMR; translated from the exons ATGTTAAGCTCCTATTCCTTCCACTGTGTCACTCAGTGCCCAGTTCTTGCACTTTCTTACTCCAAATTTCGTGTTCAGACCCGACCCTGTATCTTTTCTTTGAACCGGAGCTCCCGGGTCTTTGAATCCAATTTCAAGCTCACAAAGAAC AAGTGGAAATTTTCATGCTTTAGGTATGATGGGTTCTCCCCAGAAAATCCGAAATCCGAATATATTGATCATTTTCTGCCTGAGGAAACAGTACAGCCCGAGGTTGATAAGTCTAGCCCTCACAAAAGAGATTGGAAATCAACTCTTCCGGAG GCTGCAGATGCAGTTTTAAGGGCAGTTGGCAGCAGGTGGACTGTACCATGGACCGCAGAGACCATTCTGAAG GTTATGCTTCTCTGGGTAGCAGCATTCTGGTTCATGGGGTCTTGGATAATTCCTTTTGCTGCTCACATGGCAGGGTTGAGCAAGGATTCTCTAACATTCAGGGGACAAGCCTTGTTCAGCCTTGTGACAGATGTAAGTGAGGGCCTTACGGGGATGGCAATACTTCACCGCTGTCTGTCTCAGTTTCATCCCCTTCCATCAGATTGGTTTAAATTCAGCTTGAGAGGAAAGTGGGTTTTCGATGTTGCGCTAGGATGCCTCATGTTTCCCATCATCAACAGATTATCGCAATTCAACCTCAACTTGCTGCCTGTTATTCCCTCTGCACCTGTAACACTTTCAAGCGTTGAGCAGTCAATCTTAGCAAGGGATCCAGTAGCCATGGCACTATACGCAATTGTAGTTTCAGTCTGTGCTCCGATATGGGAAGAGATAATTTTCCGTGGTTTCCTTCTTCCTTCGTTGACCAAATACATGCCTGTATGGTGTGCTATACTGGTGAGTTCAGTTGCCTTTGCACTGGCACATTTTAACGTACAGAGAATGCTACCACTTATTTTCCTAGGAATGGTGATGGGTGTTGTTTTCGCACGAACGAGGAATCTATTGCCATCCATGCTTCTCCACAGCCTTTGGAATGGCTTTGTATTCTTGGATTTAATGAGATAA
- the LOC107950633 gene encoding uncharacterized protein isoform X2, protein MLSSYSFHCVTQCPVLALSYSKFRVQTRPCIFSLNRSSRVFESNFKLTKNWKFSCFRYDGFSPENPKSEYIDHFLPEETVQPEVDKSSPHKRDWKSTLPEAADAVLRAVGSRWTVPWTAETILKVMLLWVAAFWFMGSWIIPFAAHMAGLSKDSLTFRGQALFSLVTDVSEGLTGMAILHRCLSQFHPLPSDWFKFSLRGKWVFDVALGCLMFPIINRLSQFNLNLLPVIPSAPVTLSSVEQSILARDPVAMALYAIVVSVCAPIWEEIIFRGFLLPSLTKYMPVWCAILVSSVAFALAHFNVQRMLPLIFLGMVMGVVFARTRNLLPSMLLHSLWNGFVFLDLMR, encoded by the exons ATGTTAAGCTCCTATTCCTTCCACTGTGTCACTCAGTGCCCAGTTCTTGCACTTTCTTACTCCAAATTTCGTGTTCAGACCCGACCCTGTATCTTTTCTTTGAACCGGAGCTCCCGGGTCTTTGAATCCAATTTCAAGCTCACAAAGAAC TGGAAATTTTCATGCTTTAGGTATGATGGGTTCTCCCCAGAAAATCCGAAATCCGAATATATTGATCATTTTCTGCCTGAGGAAACAGTACAGCCCGAGGTTGATAAGTCTAGCCCTCACAAAAGAGATTGGAAATCAACTCTTCCGGAG GCTGCAGATGCAGTTTTAAGGGCAGTTGGCAGCAGGTGGACTGTACCATGGACCGCAGAGACCATTCTGAAG GTTATGCTTCTCTGGGTAGCAGCATTCTGGTTCATGGGGTCTTGGATAATTCCTTTTGCTGCTCACATGGCAGGGTTGAGCAAGGATTCTCTAACATTCAGGGGACAAGCCTTGTTCAGCCTTGTGACAGATGTAAGTGAGGGCCTTACGGGGATGGCAATACTTCACCGCTGTCTGTCTCAGTTTCATCCCCTTCCATCAGATTGGTTTAAATTCAGCTTGAGAGGAAAGTGGGTTTTCGATGTTGCGCTAGGATGCCTCATGTTTCCCATCATCAACAGATTATCGCAATTCAACCTCAACTTGCTGCCTGTTATTCCCTCTGCACCTGTAACACTTTCAAGCGTTGAGCAGTCAATCTTAGCAAGGGATCCAGTAGCCATGGCACTATACGCAATTGTAGTTTCAGTCTGTGCTCCGATATGGGAAGAGATAATTTTCCGTGGTTTCCTTCTTCCTTCGTTGACCAAATACATGCCTGTATGGTGTGCTATACTGGTGAGTTCAGTTGCCTTTGCACTGGCACATTTTAACGTACAGAGAATGCTACCACTTATTTTCCTAGGAATGGTGATGGGTGTTGTTTTCGCACGAACGAGGAATCTATTGCCATCCATGCTTCTCCACAGCCTTTGGAATGGCTTTGTATTCTTGGATTTAATGAGATAA
- the LOC107950630 gene encoding uncharacterized protein gives MEQKGLLLSALGVGVGVGVGLGLASGQNKWTRSGSNSSTGITLERIEKELLRQIVDGRESQVTFDEFPYYLSEQTQALLTSAAYVHLKHADVSKYTRNLSPASQAILLSGPAELYQQMLAKALAHFFESKLLLLDVTDFSLKIQSKYGSGQESSFKRSTSESTLERLSGLFGSFSLLSQEEPKGTLRRQSSGVDIGSRGTEGPPKLRRYASVSENINSLASQCSPGNPAPLRRTSSLSFDEKLLIQALYKVLIYVSKASPIVLYLRDVDKLLSRSQRIYNLFQKMLKKLSGNVLILGSRVDLNNDDREFDDRLSAIFPYNIEIRPPADEKHLVSWKSQLEKDMKMIQAQDNRNHIMEVLSANDLDCDDLDSICIADTMALSRYIEEVVVSAISYHLMNNKDPEYRNGKLVISSKSLSHGLSIFQEGKSTGKETLKREAQSETLKEAGAGSVGVKPESKSGSKNPEKKSETTLPATKAEGENPAPASKVLEVPPDNEFEKRIRPEVIPAKEIDVTFADIGALEETKESLQELVMLPLRRPDLFKGGLLKPCRGILLFGPPGTGKTMLAKAIAKEAGASFINVSMSTITSKWFGEDEKNVRALFTLAAKVSPTIIFVDEVDSMLGQRTRVGEHEAMRKIKNEFMAHWDGLLTRQNERILVLAATNRPFDLDEAIIRRFERRIMVGLPGAENREKIFRTLLGKEKVEDGLDFTELALMTEGYTGSDLKNLCTTAAYLPVRELIQQERLKDLERKQRVVEVQNKEDGTDERVITLRPLSMEDFRQAKNQVAASFASEGAGMNELKQWNDLYGEGGSRKKEQLSYFL, from the exons ATGGAACAAAAAGGCTTACTGTTATCGGCGTTGGGTGTGGGTGTTGGGGTAGGGGTAGGGCTAGGTTTGGCTTCGGGTCAGAACAAATGGACCAGAAGCGGTTCCAATTCATCAACCGGCATCACTTTGGAGAGGATAGAGAAAGAATTACTTCGCCAAATCGTTGATGGCAGAGAAAGCCAAGTCACCTTCGATGAGTTCCCTTACTACCTCAG TGAACAAACTCAAGCATTGCTAACCAGTGCTGCCTATGTCCATTTGAAACATGCTGATGTTTCCAAGTACACAAGGAACCTTTCTCCTGCTAGTCAAGCTATATTACTATCGGGACCTGCAG AACTTTACCAACAAATGCTTGCCAAAGCTTTAGCCCATTTCTTTGAATCCAAGTTGCTGCTCTTGGATGTAactgatttttccttaaaa ATTCAAAGTAAATATGGAAGTGGCCAAGAATCT TCTTTCAAAAGATCCACTTCGGAGTCGACACTCGAGCGATTGTCAGGCTTATTTGGTTCATTTTCACTCCTTTCTCAGGAAGAGCCCAAAG GTACGTTGAGGCGGCAGAGCAGCGGTGTGGATATTGGGTCAAG GGGAACAGAAGGTCCTCCTAAGCTACGTCGATATGCATCTGTATCAGAGAATATCAATAGCCTTGCTTCTCAATGCAGTCCAGGAAATCCAG CTCCTCTGAGGCGAACAAGCAGTTTGTCTTTTGATGAGAAGCTTCTTATACAGGCTCTTTACAAG GTGTTGATATATGTATCAAAAGCCAGTCCCATTGTGCTTTATCTTAGGGACGTCGACAAGCTCTTGTCTAGATCACAAAGGATTTATAATTTGTTCCAAAAGATGTTAAAGAAACTTTCCGGGAACGTTTTGATCCTCGGGTCACGCGTTGACCTGAATAATGATGACAGGGAATTTGACGATAGGCTATCAGCCATTTTCCCTTACAACATTGAGATCAGGCCCCCAGCAGATGAAAAACATCTTGTAAGCTGGAAATCTCAGCTAGAAAAGGACATGAAGATGATCCAAGCTCAGGATAATAGAAATCACATCATGGAGGTGCTCTCGGCGAACGATCTCGACTGCGATGATCTAGATTCGATCTGCATTGCAGATACAATGGCCCTCAGTAGATACATAGAGGAGGTGGTCGTATCCGCCATTTCTTATCATTTGATGAATAATAAGGACCCCGAATACAGAAATGGGAAACTCGTGATATCATCAAAGAG TTTGTCGCATGGATTGAGTATATTCCAGGAAGGGAAGTCCACTGGTAAAGAGACACTAAAACGGGAAGCACAATCCGAAACATTGAAG GAAGCAGGAGCTGGTTCAGTAGGCGTGAAGCCGGAATCAAAATCCGGCAGCAAAAATCCTGAAAAGAAGAGTGAAACAACCCTTCCGGCAACGAAGGCCGAGGGTGAAAATCCTGCTCCAGCCTCAAAAGTTCTG GAAGTTCCTCCAGACAATGAATTTGAAAAGCGAATAAGGCCTGAGGTCATACCGGCGAAAGAGATCGACGTTACATTTGCAGACATTGGTGCGTTAGAAGAGACCAAAGAATCACTGCAGGAGTTGGTGATGCTTCCTCTCCGAAGGCCAGACCTTTTCAAAGGTGGTCTCCTAAAGCCTTGCAGGGGAATATTGTTGTTTGGTCCTCCGGGCACTGGAAAGACAATGTTAGCAAAGGCCATTGctaaagaagctggtgcaagctTCATTAATGTATCCATGTCTACTATTACTTCTAAATGGTTCGGGGAAGATGAGAAGAATGTCCGAGCTTTGTTTACATTGGCAGCCAAAGTCTCACCAACTATTATATTCGTTGATGAGGTAGATAGCATGCTAGGGCAGAGGACTAGAGTCGGAGAACATGAAGCCAtgcgaaaaataaaaaatgagtttaTGGCTCACTGGGATGGCCTCTTGACGAGGCAAAATGAACGTATCCTAGTTCTTGCTGCAACCAATCGGCCATTTGACCTCGATGAAGCCATAATTAGGCGTTTTGAGAGAAG AATCATGGTGGGACTTCCGGGTGCAGAGAACCGGGAAAAGATTTTTCGAACTCttttgggaaaagaaaaagtagaagATGGTCTAGACTTCACTGAGCTGGCATTAATGACGGAAGGATATACCGGAAGTGACCTTAAG AATTTATGCACAACCGCGGCTTATCTGCCAGTTAGAGAGTTAATACAGCAAGAGAGATTGAAAGATCTG GAGAGAAAACAAAGAGTTGTTGAAGTACAAAACAAAGAAGATGGTACAGATGAAAGAGTCATTACCCTAAGGCCATTATCTATGGAAGATTTCAGGCAAGCAAAGAATCAG GTGGCGGCTAGCTTCGCATCTGAGGGAGCTGGAATGAATGAGTTAAAACAGTGGAATGACTTGTACGGAGAAGGGGGTTCAAGAAAAAAGGAGCAACTATCTTACTTCCTATGA